The Desmonostoc muscorum LEGE 12446 genome includes a region encoding these proteins:
- a CDS encoding cytochrome c oxidase subunit II, whose protein sequence is MQQVPVSLWTLVAGIVVTAISIWIGQNHTLLPEQASQQAPLVDGFFNVMFTIAIALFLVVEGTIVIFLVKFRRRQGDDTDGLPVEGNLPLEIFWTAIPTVIVVCLGIYSVDVFNRMGGFEPAGHPHSVAHVNHMSGTALAATLNDTSEATTAPRIGIGASPKTEGKPADLVVDVKGIQYAWIFNYPESGITSGELHVPVGADVQLNLSADDVIHSFWVPNFRLKQDALPGIPTELRFVATKPGAYPVVCAELCGGYHGSMRTQVIVHTPEEYQTWLTENQVAQKQNLHQVVAVNPVELSTSEFLAPHIHDMGISAATLKSVVKSH, encoded by the coding sequence ATGCAACAAGTTCCTGTTTCACTATGGACTCTGGTTGCTGGGATAGTAGTCACAGCAATTAGTATTTGGATTGGTCAAAACCACACTCTACTACCGGAACAAGCATCGCAACAAGCGCCTTTGGTAGACGGTTTTTTCAACGTTATGTTTACCATTGCGATCGCTCTTTTCTTAGTAGTAGAAGGAACAATTGTGATTTTTTTGGTTAAGTTTCGTCGGCGTCAGGGTGATGACACCGATGGCTTACCAGTGGAAGGCAACTTGCCTTTAGAAATTTTTTGGACAGCAATTCCAACGGTTATTGTTGTGTGTTTGGGCATCTACAGTGTAGATGTTTTTAACCGTATGGGAGGCTTTGAACCTGCGGGTCATCCCCATTCAGTAGCTCATGTTAATCATATGAGTGGAACCGCTCTTGCAGCTACTCTAAATGATACCTCTGAAGCAACAACAGCTCCAAGAATTGGAATTGGCGCGTCTCCTAAAACCGAAGGCAAACCAGCTGACTTAGTTGTTGATGTCAAAGGCATACAGTATGCTTGGATATTTAACTATCCGGAAAGTGGCATTACTTCTGGGGAATTGCACGTTCCCGTCGGTGCTGATGTGCAACTCAACCTTTCAGCAGACGATGTAATTCACTCATTTTGGGTGCCAAACTTCCGCCTGAAGCAAGATGCGCTTCCCGGAATTCCTACCGAACTACGATTTGTCGCCACCAAACCAGGTGCATATCCTGTAGTTTGTGCTGAATTGTGCGGTGGTTACCACGGCTCAATGCGGACACAGGTAATTGTCCACACACCAGAAGAATATCAAACCTGGTTGACAGAAAACCAAGTTGCTCAAAAGCAAAACTTGCATCAAGTCGTTGCAGTTAACCCTGTTGAGTTATCAACGTCAGAGTTTCTCGCCCCTCATATCCATGATATGGGGATTAGTGCTGCAACTCTGAAGTCAGTTGTTAAGAGTCATTAG
- the fdxB gene encoding ferredoxin III, nif-specific: MAQLTGLTFGGKTWTPKFAQEIDKDKCIGCGRCIKVCGYNVLGLKALNEEGEFVEDEDDEEIERKVMAVSYPENCIGCEACSRICPKNCYTHVALNN, encoded by the coding sequence ATGGCACAACTAACAGGTTTGACATTTGGTGGTAAGACTTGGACCCCGAAATTTGCTCAAGAAATTGACAAAGACAAATGTATCGGCTGTGGCAGATGTATTAAAGTATGCGGCTACAATGTACTAGGTTTGAAAGCGCTCAACGAAGAAGGGGAATTTGTAGAAGACGAAGATGATGAAGAAATTGAACGGAAAGTGATGGCAGTTAGCTATCCAGAAAACTGTATTGGTTGTGAAGCTTGTTCCCGGATTTGTCCCAAGAACTGCTACACCCATGTTGCATTAAATAATTAA
- a CDS encoding helix-turn-helix domain-containing protein, translating to MPYTIPNNSCVGCDNCRPQCPTGAIKIEDNEYWIDPCLCNNCEGYYAEPQCVIACPTNSPIPWQAKKGRCKVEPRDATSLDLFSNGKNNPFASAIAIWEACNVLAQRTSLHWETDEEGYLSYGRQINQGRGAIAFHIQDPFKVNDKARDLAAIEGLDIRAACIHLIFAAYATALDQPWEQEFAIDERQIEKYLGMEKRKDLNKAAKLALMKNLVQQACSLIISIDWPQQGRINGFSVKQSRLWHLVDIQHHFQEDALGCKYLIGLTFKVKAGIWSQYFLNKQACKERTAFYQYGSLPKTLPTTVMSIWQQHEGAVRLMLWLLFKTKMGKEQRITIPTLLRVAYGEEKVALASRQREERKRLLRTFESDLEILNHYGMKPIFDPVTYPAEIQPLWAKLMDIPEDPDEALEFWTNDGGAETRLTDTGPRGKWNLLMNARILAFELPPEWEQQISESQKKQRRAVKNKRKSTATDDLLGEQILEARKNLNLSQRELAKLAGKSQSWIRDIENGRLKVKLEDQALLRKVLNMAE from the coding sequence ATGCCTTATACAATTCCTAACAACAGTTGCGTTGGATGTGACAATTGCCGTCCCCAATGTCCTACGGGTGCAATCAAAATAGAAGACAATGAATACTGGATTGATCCTTGTCTTTGTAACAATTGTGAAGGCTATTACGCGGAACCGCAATGTGTAATAGCTTGTCCAACTAATTCTCCCATTCCTTGGCAGGCGAAAAAGGGCAGATGTAAAGTTGAACCGAGAGATGCTACTAGTTTAGACTTATTTTCTAATGGAAAGAATAACCCATTTGCTTCAGCGATCGCCATTTGGGAAGCTTGTAACGTACTAGCGCAGCGCACATCCTTACATTGGGAAACCGATGAAGAGGGTTACTTGTCTTATGGCAGACAAATCAACCAAGGTAGAGGAGCGATCGCTTTTCACATCCAAGATCCATTTAAGGTGAACGACAAGGCCAGAGATTTAGCCGCAATTGAGGGACTGGATATTAGAGCCGCTTGCATACATCTAATTTTTGCAGCTTATGCTACAGCTTTAGATCAACCTTGGGAACAAGAATTTGCGATCGATGAACGCCAAATTGAAAAATATTTGGGAATGGAGAAACGCAAAGACTTAAACAAAGCAGCCAAGCTAGCTTTAATGAAAAATCTTGTTCAGCAAGCTTGCTCACTAATTATCTCCATCGATTGGCCTCAACAAGGGCGAATTAACGGATTCTCTGTTAAACAAAGCCGTTTATGGCACTTAGTGGACATTCAGCACCACTTTCAAGAAGACGCTCTCGGATGCAAATATCTAATTGGGCTAACTTTTAAAGTCAAAGCCGGTATTTGGTCACAATATTTCTTAAACAAACAAGCATGTAAAGAGCGAACCGCATTCTATCAATATGGCAGTCTCCCCAAAACCCTGCCAACCACAGTCATGAGCATTTGGCAACAACATGAAGGAGCAGTCCGACTCATGTTGTGGTTGTTGTTTAAAACCAAAATGGGCAAAGAACAACGCATCACCATTCCTACTTTGCTGCGTGTTGCTTACGGTGAAGAAAAAGTCGCCCTCGCATCCAGACAACGCGAAGAACGCAAACGTCTGCTGCGAACTTTTGAAAGCGATTTGGAAATTCTCAATCATTATGGAATGAAACCAATTTTCGACCCAGTTACCTACCCAGCAGAAATTCAACCTTTGTGGGCGAAGTTAATGGATATTCCCGAAGATCCAGATGAAGCCTTGGAATTTTGGACTAATGACGGTGGTGCCGAAACTCGCCTCACAGATACAGGCCCTCGTGGTAAGTGGAATCTGCTAATGAATGCCCGAATTTTGGCTTTTGAACTACCACCAGAATGGGAACAACAAATCTCAGAATCACAGAAAAAGCAGCGGCGAGCTGTTAAGAATAAAAGAAAGTCCACAGCCACAGACGATTTGCTGGGCGAACAGATTTTGGAAGCGCGAAAAAATTTAAATCTCTCCCAGAGAGAATTAGCAAAGCTAGCAGGTAAAAGCCAAAGCTGGATTCGAGATATCGAAAATGGTCGTCTAAAAGTCAAATTAGAAGACCAAGCACTGTTACGAAAAGTCTTAAATATGGCTGAATAA
- a CDS encoding sucrase ferredoxin produces MNTFFCSDYSRQAGEDIIGSATNYQTYILIECPPPWTSEAFNSKWVPENLRILVEEVKRAKLPIRFLLIANELSHKVNQTTLLIYQKKEGLSNGYHKQEFILSNIDQVAAVVQKWLWGIGSNSEVETSETRDILVCTHGSYDKCCARYGNPFYFHATATISDLDLDNVRIWKSSHFGGHRFAPTVIDLPEGRYYGVLDQDSFRSILTRTGDIQCLHQVYRGSGILPAALQILERELILSEGWDWFNYKIAGKILEQSLDNNTILAELSFEKSSGSLYTYQAKLVKDVTKTQKLKSSCNAPQESVITKYALSSVWLTSTKVMTYST; encoded by the coding sequence ATGAATACCTTTTTTTGTTCTGATTATTCGCGGCAAGCAGGAGAAGATATTATTGGTAGCGCCACCAATTACCAAACTTATATTTTAATTGAGTGTCCTCCGCCTTGGACATCAGAAGCGTTTAATTCTAAATGGGTGCCGGAGAATTTGAGGATTTTAGTAGAGGAAGTGAAGCGTGCTAAACTACCGATTAGATTCCTCTTAATTGCTAATGAATTATCACACAAAGTTAACCAGACTACGCTTTTGATTTATCAAAAAAAAGAGGGTTTGAGTAATGGATATCATAAGCAAGAGTTTATACTATCAAATATTGACCAGGTAGCAGCAGTTGTCCAAAAATGGTTATGGGGTATCGGTTCTAATTCTGAGGTTGAAACTAGTGAAACTAGAGATATTTTAGTGTGTACCCACGGTAGCTATGATAAGTGCTGTGCCAGATACGGAAATCCCTTTTATTTTCATGCTACAGCAACTATTTCTGATTTGGACTTAGACAATGTGCGGATTTGGAAATCATCACACTTTGGTGGACATCGGTTTGCGCCAACTGTTATAGACTTGCCAGAAGGAAGATACTACGGTGTTCTGGATCAAGATTCATTCAGATCAATTTTGACTCGTACTGGCGATATTCAATGCTTGCATCAAGTCTATCGAGGTTCGGGAATTTTGCCTGCTGCACTTCAGATTTTGGAAAGAGAATTAATCCTCAGCGAAGGATGGGATTGGTTTAATTACAAAATTGCAGGCAAAATATTAGAGCAAAGTTTAGACAATAATACTATTTTAGCTGAGCTAAGTTTTGAAAAAAGTTCTGGTTCTCTCTACACTTACCAAGCTAAACTTGTGAAAGATGTAACCAAGACTCAAAAACTTAAGAGTTCATGCAATGCTCCACAAGAGTCAGTGATTACTAAATATGCTCTATCTAGTGTCTGGCTTACTTCTACTAAGGTAATGACTTATAGTACATAA
- a CDS encoding HNH endonuclease: MTYVSAQLRKLVIERANQRCEYCLFPQSAALFSFEMEHIIAEKHRGTTEAENLALACPYCNRAKGTDLGSLDPETGKLTPFFNPRTQKWSDHFQLNGAEIARLTAEGRVTVAILQFNQSERLEERDRLIWAGQYC; encoded by the coding sequence ATGACTTATGTATCAGCCCAATTACGGAAACTCGTAATTGAAAGAGCGAACCAAAGGTGTGAGTATTGTTTATTTCCTCAGAGTGCAGCACTATTTAGCTTTGAGATGGAGCATATTATTGCCGAAAAACATCGTGGCACTACTGAAGCAGAAAATCTAGCTCTCGCCTGTCCATATTGTAATCGTGCAAAGGGTACTGATTTGGGGTCACTCGATCCTGAAACGGGTAAACTGACACCCTTTTTCAATCCAAGGACTCAAAAATGGAGCGACCATTTTCAGCTCAATGGAGCAGAGATTGCACGATTGACAGCAGAAGGGCGAGTAACTGTTGCAATTCTGCAATTTAATCAATCAGAGCGGTTAGAAGAACGGGACAGGTTGATTTGGGCAGGTCAATATTGTTAG
- a CDS encoding Mut7-C RNAse domain-containing protein, whose amino-acid sequence MAIAYFYFHAELNHFLPRHQKQVRISHSFDERASIKDMIESLGVPHPEIDCIKVNYEYVDFSYIVADGDIINVYPISSRNDIIPSFSLLPKPLSIIRFVLDIHLGKLATSLRLLGFDTLYRNDYEDEELAKISYNQARILLTRDKGLLMRSLVTHGYYVRNTNPEKQILEVLQRFDLFKLVSPFQRCLRCNGLLESVDKQSIIEQIPENVRSQVEEFQRCQSCDRIYWKGSHYERLQQFIDRVVDSKRSE is encoded by the coding sequence ATGGCGATCGCATACTTCTACTTTCACGCAGAATTGAATCATTTTTTACCACGGCATCAAAAGCAAGTGAGAATTTCTCATTCTTTTGATGAGAGAGCCTCCATTAAGGACATGATTGAGTCTTTGGGTGTTCCTCATCCAGAAATTGATTGTATAAAAGTTAATTATGAATATGTAGATTTTTCTTACATTGTTGCGGATGGAGATATTATCAATGTCTATCCAATTTCTAGTAGAAATGATATTATACCAAGTTTTTCTTTGCTACCCAAACCCCTCAGTATTATTCGCTTTGTTTTAGATATTCATTTAGGTAAACTAGCAACATCTCTACGACTTTTAGGGTTTGATACTTTATACCGCAATGACTACGAGGATGAGGAATTAGCAAAGATATCTTACAACCAAGCACGGATTCTCTTAACTCGTGATAAGGGTTTATTAATGCGTAGTTTGGTAACGCATGGGTATTATGTGAGAAATACTAACCCGGAAAAACAAATCCTGGAAGTACTCCAACGCTTCGATTTATTTAAATTAGTTTCGCCATTTCAAAGGTGTTTGCGCTGCAATGGATTATTAGAATCTGTAGATAAGCAATCGATTATTGAACAAATACCAGAGAATGTCCGATCGCAGGTTGAGGAATTTCAGCGCTGTCAAAGTTGCGATCGCATTTATTGGAAAGGTTCACATTATGAACGATTGCAACAGTTTATCGATCGAGTGGTTGACTCAAAAAGGAGTGAGTGA
- a CDS encoding ROK family protein, with product MTLILALDFGGTKLAAALVNIGSRKWLRYERRLSPANADASTDLEIMRSLIYSLLQDTKPSAIGVSFGGPVDASTGTVRLSHHVAGWENIPLKDLLEEEFRVSVGVDNDANIAALGEHRFGAGQGYDSLFYMTVSTGVGGGWILNGQPWRGVGGMAGEIGHVVVDPAGPVCLCGKRGCVERLASGPYMAQNAREVLETHKGGKVLRGLVGNNLELLTGQLVSEAAAAGDDVAREVLHKAAWALGVGIGNVANLMNPQRFVLGGGVTKAGEDFWRVLRQVARETALPEVDFEVVPAALGDDAPLWGAVAIASITSISNL from the coding sequence ATGACATTAATTTTAGCTCTTGATTTTGGCGGAACTAAACTAGCGGCTGCATTAGTAAACATCGGTTCGAGAAAGTGGTTGCGTTATGAACGCCGACTCTCCCCAGCGAATGCAGATGCTAGCACTGACTTGGAAATAATGCGATCGCTAATTTACTCTTTACTACAAGACACAAAACCTAGTGCGATCGGTGTTAGCTTTGGCGGCCCTGTAGATGCTTCCACGGGGACGGTGCGACTATCTCATCATGTCGCTGGATGGGAAAATATTCCTCTCAAAGACTTGTTGGAGGAGGAGTTTCGTGTGAGTGTTGGTGTGGATAACGATGCTAACATTGCTGCTTTAGGAGAACATCGCTTTGGTGCAGGACAGGGTTACGATAGCTTGTTTTATATGACTGTCAGCACCGGTGTGGGTGGTGGTTGGATACTCAACGGCCAGCCTTGGCGGGGTGTAGGCGGGATGGCTGGTGAAATTGGACACGTGGTTGTAGATCCTGCTGGGCCAGTATGTTTGTGTGGGAAGCGAGGATGTGTGGAACGTTTAGCTTCAGGGCCTTATATGGCGCAAAATGCTAGGGAAGTTTTGGAAACCCACAAAGGCGGGAAGGTTTTGAGAGGGTTGGTAGGCAATAATTTAGAGTTACTGACGGGACAGTTGGTAAGTGAGGCGGCGGCGGCTGGGGATGATGTCGCTAGGGAAGTTTTGCACAAGGCTGCTTGGGCGCTGGGTGTGGGTATTGGAAATGTGGCGAATTTAATGAATCCGCAGCGCTTTGTGTTGGGGGGTGGTGTAACGAAAGCGGGGGAGGATTTTTGGCGGGTATTGCGACAGGTGGCGCGGGAGACGGCTTTACCGGAAGTTGATTTTGAAGTTGTACCAGCGGCATTGGGTGATGATGCGCCCTTGTGGGGGGCTGTGGCGATCGCTTCCATAACAAGCATCTCGAATTTGTAA
- a CDS encoding HAD family hydrolase gives MQTELVIFDCDGVLVDSETLGNRILVEFVAEFGLVLELEEAILLFKGCKMADCVAVIEQRLGKKMPQDFVTQFRARTAEAFERELLPVNGIEAALDKINLPICVASSGPPEKIKLALRVTNLLPRFEGRIFSSYEIGSWKPAPDLFLHAAKNMGFQAPSCTVVEDSILGVRAGVAAGMRVLGYTNQSEATLLEACGAHVFHSMCQLPSLLSHY, from the coding sequence GTGCAAACAGAACTGGTTATTTTTGACTGTGATGGGGTGTTGGTAGACAGCGAGACATTGGGCAATCGTATTCTTGTCGAATTTGTTGCAGAGTTCGGGCTAGTACTCGAACTTGAAGAAGCCATTTTGTTATTCAAGGGTTGCAAAATGGCTGATTGTGTTGCTGTTATTGAACAAAGGCTTGGGAAAAAGATGCCGCAAGATTTCGTGACTCAGTTTCGTGCCCGCACTGCTGAAGCATTCGAGCGGGAACTGCTTCCTGTCAACGGGATAGAAGCGGCTCTAGACAAAATAAACTTACCAATTTGCGTTGCTTCCAGTGGTCCGCCGGAAAAAATTAAGTTAGCTTTGCGTGTCACTAATCTGCTACCTCGATTTGAAGGGCGAATCTTTAGTTCCTATGAAATCGGAAGCTGGAAACCAGCACCAGACTTGTTCTTACATGCAGCTAAAAATATGGGGTTTCAAGCTCCATCTTGCACTGTTGTAGAAGATAGCATTTTGGGTGTGCGTGCAGGTGTTGCTGCTGGGATGAGAGTTTTAGGTTACACCAATCAAAGTGAGGCTACTCTACTTGAAGCATGTGGAGCGCATGTCTTTCACTCTATGTGTCAACTGCCTTCTTTGTTGTCACACTATTAG
- a CDS encoding Uma2 family endonuclease, with protein sequence MTQTLENAVNLPEEQRFFRGGLSWEKFKAIQASFENVPGVRLFYCQGVLEIVTIGKPHEAIKCLIGLLLGQYFLEQGIEFFPSGSFSQIIPEIVEYQADLSYCFGTDKPIPDLCIEVVITSGSPIKLQKYKLMQVPEVWFWEDGTFEVYCLREQEYDKVVQSELFPELDLSRLNRCLLLSSPLEALREFRQGIQE encoded by the coding sequence ATGACTCAAACGTTAGAAAATGCTGTGAACTTACCAGAAGAACAACGTTTCTTCCGAGGTGGATTAAGTTGGGAAAAATTTAAAGCCATTCAAGCCAGCTTTGAAAATGTTCCAGGTGTGCGGCTGTTTTATTGTCAGGGAGTCTTAGAAATCGTGACCATTGGTAAGCCTCACGAGGCGATTAAGTGTTTAATTGGTTTACTGCTGGGGCAGTATTTCTTGGAACAGGGCATTGAATTTTTCCCCAGCGGGAGTTTTAGCCAGATTATTCCGGAAATAGTAGAATATCAAGCAGATTTATCTTATTGCTTTGGCACGGATAAACCCATACCAGACTTGTGCATTGAAGTGGTGATTACTAGCGGTAGTCCCATCAAATTACAGAAGTACAAATTAATGCAAGTTCCAGAAGTTTGGTTTTGGGAAGATGGGACATTTGAAGTTTACTGTTTACGAGAACAAGAATATGATAAAGTTGTTCAAAGTGAGTTGTTTCCAGAATTAGATTTATCCCGGCTCAATCGTTGTCTTTTGTTGTCGTCTCCCTTGGAAGCGCTTAGAGAATTTCGTCAGGGTATTCAAGAGTAA
- the proB gene encoding glutamate 5-kinase gives MSLTIVVKIGTSSLTQPETGQLALSTIATLAETLCHLRRQGHRVILVSSGAVGVGCARLGLTERPKAIALKQAVAAVGQGRLIRVYDDLFNTLQQPIAQVLLTRSDLVQRSRYLNAYNTFQELLGLGVIPIVNENDTVAVEELKFGDNDTLSALVASLVEADWLFLLTDVDRLYSADPRSVPDARPIALVSSIKELAQLQIQTGSQGSQWGTGGMVTKISAARIAIAAGVRTVITQGRFPHNIEKILQGELIGTHFEPQPEPTSARKRWIAYGLVPAGKLYLDEGAIAAISLAGKSLLAAGIKAVEGEFDTQDAVQLCDTNGQEIARGLVNYNSDELQKIRGHHSREISTILGYAGAETVIHRDNLVLT, from the coding sequence ATGTCACTAACGATTGTTGTCAAAATCGGCACTTCTAGCCTCACCCAACCAGAAACGGGACAATTAGCACTTTCCACCATCGCCACCTTGGCGGAGACACTTTGCCATTTAAGACGCCAGGGACATCGGGTGATTTTGGTTTCCTCTGGGGCTGTGGGGGTGGGTTGTGCGCGGTTGGGCTTAACCGAACGTCCAAAAGCGATCGCCCTCAAACAAGCTGTAGCAGCAGTTGGACAAGGTAGGTTAATCCGTGTATATGATGATTTATTTAATACTTTACAACAACCGATCGCTCAAGTATTATTGACTCGCAGCGACTTGGTACAGCGTAGCCGTTATCTCAACGCCTACAACACTTTTCAAGAACTGCTGGGATTGGGAGTAATTCCCATAGTCAACGAAAATGATACCGTAGCAGTAGAGGAACTAAAATTTGGCGACAATGATACCCTTTCGGCATTGGTTGCTAGTTTAGTAGAAGCCGATTGGTTATTTTTGCTCACCGATGTCGATCGCCTTTACTCAGCCGATCCGCGTTCCGTACCAGATGCGCGACCGATCGCTTTAGTTAGTAGCATTAAAGAATTAGCTCAATTACAAATACAAACAGGTTCCCAAGGTTCTCAATGGGGTACCGGCGGTATGGTGACAAAAATTTCGGCTGCGAGAATTGCGATCGCGGCTGGAGTGCGGACTGTAATTACCCAAGGAAGATTTCCCCACAACATAGAAAAAATATTGCAAGGTGAACTGATTGGGACGCATTTTGAACCGCAACCGGAACCAACTTCTGCGCGTAAACGTTGGATAGCTTACGGCCTTGTACCTGCGGGAAAATTGTATTTAGATGAAGGTGCGATCGCGGCAATTTCTTTGGCCGGAAAATCGTTATTAGCAGCTGGAATTAAAGCAGTAGAAGGAGAATTTGACACACAAGATGCAGTGCAATTGTGTGACACTAATGGTCAAGAAATTGCCAGAGGACTTGTGAATTATAACAGCGATGAACTGCAAAAAATTCGCGGACATCATTCACGGGAAATTTCTACAATTTTGGGCTACGCCGGTGCGGAAACTGTGATTCACCGAGATAATTTGGTTTTGACTTAG